AAATTGGTGGAGCGGTCGTAGCAATCACTATATGTTCGATTTAAATAGAGATTGGGCGTGGCTTACACAAGTAGAAAGTCAGCAACGTTTAAAGCAGTTTAATAAATGGCTGCCTCACGTACATGTAGATTTTCACGAGCAAGGTGTTGACAACCCTTATTATTTTGCACCAGCTGCTGAACCTTTTCATGAAGTAATTACGGATTTTCAAAGAGAATTTCAAGAAACCATTGGTAAAAACCATGCTAAATATTTCGATGAAAACGGATGGTTTTACTTTACAAAAGAAGTATTCGACTTACTTTACCCAAGTTATGGCGATACCTACCCTACCTATAATGGCGGTATTGGTATGACTTATGAACAAGGAGGTGGCGGTCGTGCCGGTCTTGGTATTACTACCAGTATTGGTGATACGCTAACGTTAAAGGATAGAATTTCTCATCATCTAACTACTGGTTTGTCTACCGTAGAAGTAGCATCAAAAAATGTATCGAAATTAAATGACGAGTTTAAAAAGTTTTACCTGAATAAAAATTTCAAATACAAAAGTTATGTATTGAATGGTAACCCAGATAAATTAGAGGTTTTAGCAAGTTTATTAGACAAACATGAAATAAAATACCAAGCTGGCACCAATAGTACGGTTAAAGGGTACAGCTATACAACTGGCAAAACAGGATCGTTAAAAAGCACCAACCAAAGTTTAGTAATTTCATCAAATCAACCGAAAAGCACTTTGGTAAAGGTATTGTTCGAACCTATGGCAAAACTAAGCGATTCTGTTACTTATGACATTACTGCATGGTCTTTACCTTATGCCTACGGATTAGATGCTATTGCCAGTGAAAGTAATTTTAACGGTTCTTCTGCTGCACCTAAAAAGCCTGAGCTTAAAAATATAGATGCAAACAAGTATGCTTATTTGGCGGACTGGAATAGTATGAAAGACGCTCAATTTTTGGCTGAATTATTACGCAATAAAGTACGTGTGCGTTATGCGCACAAGCCTTTTACATTAGATGGTATTTCTCATGAGCGCGGTACATTGATTATTACGAAAAGTGATAATAAGCAGTTGAAGAATTTTAATGATATTTTAAATACGGCTTCTGTTAACCATTCTAAAGAATTAATATCTACCAATACTGGCTTTGTAGAAAGCGGTAAAGATTTTGGCTCGGGTTATGTTGACGTTATTCAGAATTTGAATATTGCCGTACTTTCTGGAGAGCCTACTTCTACCCTTCGCTTTGGAGAAATATGGAACTTTTTTGAACAACAATTAGACTACCCTATTTCTGTATTGGATGAGGATTATTTTGCACGCGTAGATCTTGCCAAATACGATATTTTAATTTTACCTGATGGTAGAGGTTACAATAGCTTTTTAACCACCTACAACAAAGAGAAAATTAAAGACTGGGTAAAACGTGGTGGAAAATTAATTGCCATGGGTGGCGCTATTGATGGTATTACAGCTTCTGACAAAGACTTTGCCCTCAAAGAAAAAGAAATCAAAAAAGACTCTTCAAATACCATTGAATCTTTTGAAATTTCAGAAAGAGAACAAATAAAATCTGCCATTACAGGAGCTATTTTTAAAGCAACGGTTGATAACACAAATCCTTTGGCATATGGCTACAGCGATACTTATTTCACCCTTAAACTTGGCTCAAGTTCTTACAAGTATTTAGAAAATGGTAGTGCAGTGTATTTAAGCAAAGGCAACAATGTACCCGTATCTGGATTCGCAGGTAGCGAGGCAAAGAAAAAAATTGCCGAAACCTTAATTTTCGGTACCGAAGAAATGGGGCGAGGACAAGTAATATACATGGTAGACAATCCGCTATTTAGAGGTTTTTGGGAAAATGGAAAACTATTTTTCGCTAACGCTTTATTCATGGTTAACTAGAAAACAGTATGAAAGAATATAAAGTTGAAACCCTGATTTTCTATTCAAAACTAACTTTTGACAGAAACCATTTAGCGAAGTCATCAAA
Above is a window of Maribacter aquivivus DNA encoding:
- a CDS encoding M14 metallopeptidase family protein — encoded protein: MKLILRYALFFIPLLSLAQLKSPSEFLGYELGTQFTRHHEVVDYYQYLAEAEPQRMTLIEYGKTNERRPLLLATISTKENMQNLDNIREEHMKALNGEGSPDKAIVWLSYNVHGNESVSTEASMQTIYDLFTSKSSYLENTVVLMDPCINPDGRDRYVNWYNQFKNSPNQVDPNSKEHHENWWSGRSNHYMFDLNRDWAWLTQVESQQRLKQFNKWLPHVHVDFHEQGVDNPYYFAPAAEPFHEVITDFQREFQETIGKNHAKYFDENGWFYFTKEVFDLLYPSYGDTYPTYNGGIGMTYEQGGGGRAGLGITTSIGDTLTLKDRISHHLTTGLSTVEVASKNVSKLNDEFKKFYLNKNFKYKSYVLNGNPDKLEVLASLLDKHEIKYQAGTNSTVKGYSYTTGKTGSLKSTNQSLVISSNQPKSTLVKVLFEPMAKLSDSVTYDITAWSLPYAYGLDAIASESNFNGSSAAPKKPELKNIDANKYAYLADWNSMKDAQFLAELLRNKVRVRYAHKPFTLDGISHERGTLIITKSDNKQLKNFNDILNTASVNHSKELISTNTGFVESGKDFGSGYVDVIQNLNIAVLSGEPTSTLRFGEIWNFFEQQLDYPISVLDEDYFARVDLAKYDILILPDGRGYNSFLTTYNKEKIKDWVKRGGKLIAMGGAIDGITASDKDFALKEKEIKKDSSNTIESFEISEREQIKSAITGAIFKATVDNTNPLAYGYSDTYFTLKLGSSSYKYLENGSAVYLSKGNNVPVSGFAGSEAKKKIAETLIFGTEEMGRGQVIYMVDNPLFRGFWENGKLFFANALFMVN